A single region of the Thermococcus zilligii AN1 genome encodes:
- a CDS encoding protein-glutamate methylesterase/protein-glutamine glutaminase codes for MPLEKKIRVLVVDDSAFMRKILRDILESDPEIEVCCEARDGAEAIEKVKQHKPDVITLDVEMPRMNGLDALKFIMSKYPTPVIMVSALTQEGAEATIKALEYGAIDFIPKPSSSISMNMRELREEIIAKVKEAARVPLKFLHFRRERLLREQITKVKKREEAAVRAVAIAASTGGPQSLLRVFEKLPGELDAGVLLVQHMPPGFTKSFAMRLDNISNINVKEAEDGEVVYNNWAYVAPGDYHMEVTMRNGKPTIRLYNGPKIHGVRPAADPMMKSVANLFGKKTVGVVMTGMGRDGAEGLAEIKRQGGITIAQDKETSIIFGMPKAAIELGVVDYVVPLDKIADTIVMALKKIPR; via the coding sequence ATGCCACTTGAGAAGAAGATCAGGGTGCTCGTAGTTGATGATTCCGCCTTCATGAGAAAGATACTCCGGGATATTCTGGAGTCTGATCCAGAGATTGAAGTGTGTTGCGAAGCCCGGGACGGAGCTGAGGCCATCGAAAAGGTCAAACAGCATAAACCAGACGTCATAACCCTGGACGTAGAGATGCCCCGCATGAATGGTCTGGACGCGCTGAAGTTCATAATGAGCAAGTACCCCACCCCGGTCATAATGGTGAGCGCCCTGACGCAGGAGGGAGCGGAAGCCACTATAAAAGCCCTCGAATACGGTGCCATAGACTTTATTCCCAAGCCTTCTTCCTCGATCTCAATGAACATGAGGGAGCTCAGGGAGGAGATAATAGCAAAGGTCAAGGAGGCGGCGAGAGTTCCCCTGAAGTTCCTCCACTTCAGGAGGGAGAGGCTCCTCAGGGAGCAGATTACCAAGGTCAAAAAGAGGGAAGAGGCCGCCGTGAGGGCAGTTGCGATAGCCGCCTCCACAGGTGGGCCACAGTCACTCCTCAGGGTTTTTGAAAAGCTCCCCGGGGAGCTGGACGCTGGCGTTCTCCTCGTCCAGCACATGCCCCCGGGGTTCACAAAATCCTTTGCAATGAGGCTGGACAACATATCAAACATCAACGTCAAGGAAGCCGAAGACGGGGAGGTGGTCTACAACAACTGGGCCTACGTGGCACCGGGCGACTATCACATGGAGGTCACGATGAGGAACGGCAAGCCCACGATAAGGCTCTACAATGGCCCAAAGATCCACGGTGTGAGGCCTGCCGCGGATCCAATGATGAAGAGCGTGGCCAACCTCTTCGGGAAGAAAACCGTTGGAGTCGTCATGACAGGGATGGGGCGTGACGGGGCCGAGGGATTGGCGGAGATAAAAAGGCAAGGCGGGATAACCATAGCGCAGGATAAGGAGACTTCGATAATCTTCGGAATGCCAAAAGCTGCCATAGAGCTTGGCGTCGTTGATTACGTTGTGCCGCTGGATAAAATCGCGGATACCATTGTTATGGCCCTAAAAAAGATCCCGAGGTGA
- a CDS encoding HAD family hydrolase, producing MIIAFDFDGTLADSYYCIEEAFRRTLEKRYRWLPGKALWAKLLTKLVLFTERPAFGKHNKNSKPPFFLRTKFFEAWFEERAKLTRPIDNSPELLRKLKEAGHTVISFSAEDSIEGMKVRRLKEMGIYDLFDDVIVFGRYMTIAEAFQLVREKYGNDTFIWVDDKPWRFIGHGDGNTEYVWYYFPLTARFVEKKREMLALIPHLHVIRDLWSVLDVIERVKRERSS from the coding sequence ATGATAATAGCGTTTGACTTCGACGGAACCCTCGCTGACAGCTACTACTGCATCGAGGAGGCCTTCAGGAGAACGCTGGAGAAACGCTACCGCTGGCTCCCGGGAAAGGCCCTCTGGGCAAAGCTCCTGACGAAACTGGTTCTCTTCACAGAGAGGCCGGCCTTTGGAAAGCACAACAAGAACTCGAAGCCGCCGTTCTTCCTCAGAACGAAGTTTTTTGAGGCCTGGTTCGAGGAGAGGGCGAAGCTGACGAGGCCGATAGACAACTCCCCGGAACTGCTCAGGAAGCTCAAGGAAGCTGGCCATACGGTCATCTCCTTCTCAGCCGAAGACTCCATAGAGGGCATGAAGGTGAGGAGGCTGAAGGAGATGGGCATCTACGACCTCTTCGACGACGTAATTGTCTTTGGAAGATACATGACGATAGCCGAAGCATTTCAGCTCGTCCGCGAGAAGTATGGAAACGACACCTTCATCTGGGTTGACGACAAGCCCTGGCGCTTCATCGGCCACGGCGACGGGAACACCGAATACGTCTGGTACTACTTCCCGTTAACTGCCAGATTCGTGGAGAAGAAGAGAGAAATGCTGGCTTTAATCCCCCACCTGCACGTGATCAGAGACCTCTGGAGCGTCCTGGATGTCATCGAGAGGGTCAAGCGGGAGCGCTCATCCTGA
- a CDS encoding methyl-accepting chemotaxis protein — protein sequence MRATIAGAVVAPPVVAGLLAYSGHPLIGLAGGVAVGVVVAEYVENAYIQRNKYALVKKVLAALSRGESVSIPPELSDIEEYLVTLEKRESPDLRSLLEDLNRVAQGDLKAKVPATSALLKAYNEVKRNWIEMLATIKDTLRDIKNDLGSIGEAAGSLEALERAYDALNNLVSRLETQSLKIAELNDHIQALSAAIEQISTQTQQVAEFTIESAKAAEDGKKISDEAALKVAKINEVSKDMEQAVKILSEYSEKIGQIVDVITDIAEQTNLLALNAAIEAARAGEQGRGFAVVADSVRELAEQSRSSAKQIGDLIKEMQESVGSVVSSIHENTQVTYEVGESIQHLIAAFDDIARRANEIANMMNEISKGVDQQASAVQYLVSAVDGILSVNSELSETAKEAVEISSEASSKARPLRGILNRLVGRLEGLIGIVERIKV from the coding sequence ATGAGAGCGACAATAGCCGGTGCCGTTGTAGCTCCCCCGGTAGTTGCCGGGCTCCTTGCGTATAGTGGACACCCCCTGATAGGACTCGCCGGTGGAGTTGCCGTCGGCGTTGTTGTGGCCGAGTACGTTGAGAACGCGTACATCCAGAGGAACAAGTATGCCCTCGTGAAGAAGGTTCTCGCGGCCCTCAGCAGGGGAGAAAGCGTTTCGATACCTCCGGAACTCAGTGATATTGAAGAATACTTAGTAACCCTGGAGAAGCGTGAAAGCCCAGATCTCCGCTCCCTCCTTGAGGATCTCAACAGGGTGGCCCAGGGCGATCTCAAGGCTAAAGTTCCTGCGACGTCGGCACTTCTTAAAGCTTACAACGAGGTCAAAAGGAACTGGATAGAAATGCTTGCAACTATAAAGGACACGCTTCGGGACATTAAGAATGACCTGGGTAGCATCGGTGAAGCCGCCGGATCCCTCGAGGCCCTGGAACGTGCTTACGATGCTCTAAACAACCTCGTGTCCCGCCTTGAAACGCAGAGCCTTAAGATAGCTGAGCTCAACGACCACATACAGGCCCTTTCCGCTGCCATAGAGCAGATAAGCACCCAGACCCAGCAGGTTGCGGAGTTTACAATAGAATCCGCCAAAGCCGCTGAGGACGGGAAGAAGATTTCCGATGAGGCCGCCCTGAAGGTCGCCAAGATCAATGAGGTAAGCAAGGATATGGAGCAGGCGGTCAAGATACTCTCGGAGTACTCCGAGAAAATAGGACAGATCGTTGACGTCATCACGGATATCGCTGAGCAGACTAACTTGCTCGCTTTGAACGCGGCCATTGAAGCGGCCAGGGCCGGTGAGCAAGGCAGGGGATTTGCTGTGGTTGCAGACAGCGTTAGGGAACTCGCGGAGCAGTCCCGGAGCTCAGCCAAGCAGATAGGTGACCTCATAAAGGAGATGCAGGAGAGTGTTGGTAGCGTTGTTTCCTCCATACACGAGAACACTCAGGTTACCTATGAAGTTGGGGAGTCCATACAGCACCTTATAGCGGCCTTTGATGACATCGCAAGGAGGGCGAATGAGATAGCCAACATGATGAACGAGATATCCAAGGGCGTTGACCAGCAGGCAAGTGCCGTCCAGTACCTGGTGAGCGCCGTGGACGGTATATTGTCCGTTAACTCCGAGCTCTCAGAGACCGCCAAAGAGGCCGTGGAGATCTCAAGCGAGGCGTCATCAAAGGCCAGGCCACTGAGGGGGATACTCAACCGGTTGGTTGGGCGGCTTGAAGGGCTTATTGGTATCGTTGAACGTATCAAGGTTTGA
- a CDS encoding ATP synthase subunit B family protein, with translation MKSRDILLETAEVLESILDRIEGITLLTSKEKERVKKILSEASRNFKKLAEEAKNDNEELAEFFFKKAKELKAMSTDKAIEKEGKRNYMRLAERMLLYSRSAWYDLVPEKMKELKRVYRKYLFGMTAFFMLTGFYLNPFLSITALILAIPIILSMLSLQRRGYLGLLLAYSAIPIPIIVGAMALSYGMRNLNDPSKIAEIAQHLGKSTAFAKGYLIVLVLLAAVELYLVLSSVVGLYKHRHAFL, from the coding sequence GTGAAGAGCAGGGACATTCTGCTTGAAACAGCCGAGGTTCTCGAATCAATTCTCGATAGAATTGAAGGCATCACGCTCCTCACCAGTAAAGAAAAGGAGCGCGTGAAGAAAATACTAAGCGAGGCATCCAGGAACTTCAAAAAGCTCGCAGAAGAGGCCAAGAATGACAACGAAGAGCTCGCCGAGTTCTTTTTCAAGAAAGCGAAGGAGCTTAAGGCCATGAGCACGGACAAGGCCATTGAGAAGGAAGGAAAGAGGAACTACATGAGGCTCGCCGAGAGGATGCTCCTTTATTCTCGCTCGGCCTGGTATGACCTCGTTCCCGAGAAGATGAAGGAACTGAAGAGGGTCTACCGGAAGTACCTTTTCGGGATGACGGCGTTCTTCATGCTCACCGGCTTCTACCTGAACCCATTCCTCTCAATAACGGCCCTGATCCTGGCGATCCCCATAATCCTTTCAATGCTCTCCCTCCAGAGGAGGGGCTACCTGGGTCTCCTCCTTGCGTATTCCGCCATCCCAATACCTATTATAGTTGGAGCCATGGCGCTGAGTTACGGCATGAGAAACCTAAACGACCCCTCGAAGATAGCAGAAATAGCCCAGCACCTCGGCAAGAGCACAGCCTTTGCAAAGGGCTACCTGATCGTCCTCGTGTTGCTAGCGGCCGTGGAACTTTACCTTGTGCTGAGTTCGGTCGTGGGGCTCTACAAACACAGGCACGCTTTCCTTTAG
- a CDS encoding chemotaxis protein CheW: MAEVQVVAFRVGNEEFCLEISKVREIKEMMPITRVPNAPDYVEGVINLRGQITTVVNLKKKLGYYDDEGLSNKKIIIAEVKGEVIGIIVDAVSDVVTLTEDQIEPTPKTLVSKMDTRFIKGIAKINNGERLLIMIDLEKLFGEEW, encoded by the coding sequence ATGGCTGAAGTTCAGGTTGTGGCCTTTAGGGTTGGAAACGAGGAGTTCTGCCTTGAGATATCCAAGGTTCGGGAGATAAAGGAGATGATGCCCATAACCAGGGTTCCCAACGCGCCGGATTACGTGGAGGGTGTCATAAACCTCAGGGGACAGATAACCACCGTTGTCAACCTCAAGAAGAAGCTCGGCTACTACGATGACGAAGGCCTCAGCAACAAAAAGATCATCATAGCGGAAGTTAAGGGCGAGGTAATCGGCATAATCGTTGATGCCGTGTCGGACGTCGTGACCCTCACGGAAGATCAGATCGAGCCCACCCCTAAGACCCTGGTCTCAAAGATGGACACCCGCTTCATCAAGGGAATAGCAAAGATAAACAACGGGGAGAGGCTTCTCATAATGATCGACCTTGAGAAGCTCTTCGGAGAGGAGTGGTGA
- a CDS encoding response regulator, with translation MAKVLVVDDAVFMRTLVKKILTQAGHEVVGEAGNGKEAVEMYKQLKPDLVTMDIVMPEMDGITAVKEIMKIDPKARIIMITAVGQEAKVMEALKSGAKGYIVKPFQAPKVIEEVNRVLSS, from the coding sequence ATGGCAAAGGTGCTCGTAGTTGATGATGCCGTCTTTATGAGAACGCTGGTTAAGAAGATACTGACTCAGGCTGGCCACGAGGTAGTTGGGGAAGCAGGAAACGGAAAGGAAGCCGTTGAGATGTACAAGCAACTGAAGCCCGATCTCGTTACCATGGACATAGTCATGCCCGAGATGGACGGCATAACCGCGGTCAAGGAGATCATGAAGATCGATCCCAAAGCCAGAATCATCATGATAACGGCCGTCGGTCAGGAAGCTAAGGTCATGGAGGCGCTGAAGAGCGGCGCCAAGGGGTATATTGTAAAGCCGTTCCAGGCTCCAAAGGTCATCGAAGAGGTCAACAGGGTTCTTTCCTCATGA
- a CDS encoding ABC transporter ATP-binding protein, which translates to MVEVRLEGIRLVREGFTLSIPELEVRDGELLTILGPSGCGKTTALRIIAGLEKAEGRVFFGGEDVTGKEPYERNIGLVFQDYALFPHMTVFENVAFGLKLRKLPGDEIERRVREVLELVGLEGMEKRYPEQLSGGQQQRVALARALVIEPLVLLLDEPLSNLDARIRERLRREIRRIQRETGTTAVYVTHDQEEAMAISDRIAVMNAGRILQVGEPLELYYRPKSEFVARFLGKANLLELESKNGRACLGRLCFEVGREGHVRVFFRPESVVVTEGDDAEVLEYEILPGRVRMILELEEKEITAEIPLPELPFNLKEIPKKVGIKVRAYSTLP; encoded by the coding sequence ATGGTAGAGGTGAGGCTTGAGGGGATCAGGCTCGTCAGGGAAGGGTTCACCCTGAGCATTCCCGAACTTGAGGTCAGGGACGGTGAGCTTCTCACCATTTTAGGGCCGAGCGGTTGCGGTAAAACCACGGCGCTGAGGATAATAGCCGGCCTGGAGAAGGCAGAGGGCAGGGTTTTCTTCGGCGGGGAAGACGTTACTGGCAAGGAACCCTACGAGAGGAACATCGGCCTTGTCTTCCAGGATTACGCGCTCTTTCCCCACATGACCGTTTTTGAAAACGTGGCCTTTGGGCTGAAGCTGAGGAAACTGCCAGGGGATGAGATAGAGCGCAGGGTGAGGGAGGTTCTTGAATTAGTTGGCCTGGAGGGGATGGAAAAACGCTATCCGGAGCAGCTCAGCGGTGGCCAGCAGCAGCGCGTGGCCCTGGCCAGGGCCCTTGTCATAGAGCCCCTCGTCCTCCTCCTCGATGAGCCGCTCAGCAACCTGGATGCCAGAATCAGGGAAAGGCTAAGGCGGGAGATTAGGAGGATCCAGCGGGAAACCGGGACTACGGCTGTATACGTCACCCACGACCAGGAGGAGGCAATGGCCATAAGCGACAGGATAGCGGTAATGAACGCCGGAAGAATCCTCCAGGTTGGGGAACCTCTGGAGCTCTACTACCGGCCAAAGAGTGAGTTCGTGGCCAGGTTCCTTGGAAAGGCCAACCTCCTCGAGCTCGAAAGCAAAAACGGAAGGGCCTGTCTGGGCAGGCTGTGCTTCGAAGTTGGCAGAGAGGGGCATGTCAGGGTGTTCTTCAGGCCCGAGAGCGTTGTCGTAACGGAAGGGGACGATGCGGAGGTTCTGGAATACGAGATCCTGCCTGGCAGGGTGCGGATGATCCTCGAGCTGGAGGAGAAAGAGATAACGGCCGAAATTCCCTTACCCGAGTTGCCCTTTAACCTGAAGGAAATTCCGAAAAAAGTCGGGATAAAGGTTAGAGCCTACTCAACCCTTCCTTGA
- a CDS encoding CheR family methyltransferase: MDTEDRGYQLIKQELFKHLNTSGQGYKDSYLIRRIRARMRKLGINDFMEYYQLIKRNKQELEDLLLTVAINVTEFFRDPIVWKTLERKVLPELIEFKKRHHDSTINVWSAACSTGQEPYSIAMMFSEFLGDQLPRFNIKILATDIDREALNTAIKGIYPREIVEKSVPKHMISKYFLPMGDHYRISPKIRGHVQFRQFNLLSDAYPRGFDMIFIRNVLIYMTKEAQEGVFRKLYDSLENHGYLILGKTETILGNAAQLFKLYDLVARIYVKNQNLPGR, encoded by the coding sequence ATGGATACCGAAGACAGGGGCTATCAGCTTATAAAGCAGGAGCTCTTCAAGCACCTGAACACCAGCGGCCAGGGGTATAAAGACTCCTACCTCATCAGGAGGATACGCGCAAGGATGCGGAAGCTCGGAATAAACGACTTCATGGAGTACTACCAGCTGATAAAGAGGAACAAGCAGGAACTCGAGGATCTCCTCCTTACCGTTGCCATAAACGTCACGGAATTTTTCAGGGATCCCATTGTCTGGAAAACGCTGGAGAGGAAAGTCCTTCCCGAGCTCATTGAGTTCAAAAAACGGCACCATGACAGCACCATAAACGTCTGGAGCGCGGCGTGCTCCACTGGGCAGGAGCCGTACTCAATAGCCATGATGTTCAGTGAGTTCCTCGGGGATCAGCTACCTCGGTTCAATATTAAGATACTGGCCACCGACATCGACAGGGAGGCCCTGAACACGGCCATCAAGGGAATCTACCCCAGGGAGATCGTGGAGAAGAGCGTTCCAAAGCACATGATCAGCAAGTACTTTCTTCCGATGGGGGACCACTACCGCATCTCCCCGAAAATAAGGGGCCACGTTCAGTTCAGGCAGTTCAACCTCCTGTCGGACGCTTATCCCAGAGGCTTTGACATGATCTTCATACGAAACGTGCTGATATACATGACCAAGGAGGCGCAGGAGGGAGTTTTTCGGAAGCTCTACGACTCCCTTGAGAATCACGGGTATCTAATTCTTGGAAAGACTGAAACCATCCTGGGCAACGCCGCCCAGCTGTTTAAACTCTACGACCTGGTCGCAAGGATATATGTGAAAAACCAAAACCTGCCGGGGAGGTGA
- a CDS encoding ABC transporter permease, whose protein sequence is MKWKRPGPLMLIPPLVFLLLFFYYPVFLILRDGLSPGALGEVLGDPYYRKVILFTFEQAIASTILTLALGLPGAYLFARYDFPGKRFLKALLTVPFVMPSIMVAMGFIILFGRNGVVTNLIGRDPGIIYSWKGIILAHAFYNFPVVVRMVSALWQRINPHYEEAAMSLGARGFTLFRKVTLPMLYPGILASSMLTFIFSFLSFSIPLIVGGYKYATLEVAIFTEIMTLLDFRRGSALAVIQLALSFTFMYAYLKSLELYSRAEEQKVFRRAERLTAKEILSVKGLLILLYSAVVALFIVAPLLAVVYESFTYGGRPTLLWYRRLFEAEYNPLFASDSLHAIGYTFLFGFSTVFLSLLIALPIAYALRRWSFPGRRIFDTAVMLPLGSSAIIIGLGYIKAFHREPLLLLGSPYLIVFAHTVIAYPFVLRALLASLGKIKRNLHEAALTLGARDLTAFLKVELPLAFGGLLVGAIFAFAMSVAELGATYMIYQPEYTTVTIAIYKYLGTRQFGPASAMGVILILVSLAGFLIIEKTGEEIW, encoded by the coding sequence ATGAAGTGGAAGAGACCGGGCCCCCTGATGCTCATCCCCCCGCTGGTCTTTCTCCTGCTGTTCTTCTACTATCCGGTATTCCTCATTCTAAGGGACGGCCTGTCCCCGGGTGCCCTCGGCGAGGTGCTGGGGGACCCCTACTACAGAAAGGTCATCCTCTTCACGTTCGAGCAGGCGATAGCTTCGACCATCTTAACGCTCGCCCTCGGTCTCCCGGGGGCTTACCTCTTCGCCAGGTACGACTTCCCGGGAAAGCGCTTCCTGAAGGCCCTCCTGACGGTTCCATTCGTCATGCCGAGCATAATGGTCGCCATGGGCTTCATCATCCTCTTCGGCAGGAACGGGGTTGTAACAAACCTGATCGGCAGGGATCCGGGGATAATCTACTCCTGGAAAGGCATAATCCTGGCCCATGCCTTCTACAACTTCCCCGTCGTCGTCAGGATGGTCTCGGCCCTCTGGCAGAGGATAAACCCCCACTACGAGGAAGCGGCCATGAGCCTCGGGGCGAGGGGCTTCACGCTCTTCAGAAAAGTTACCCTCCCGATGCTTTATCCCGGAATACTGGCCTCTTCCATGCTCACCTTCATATTCTCCTTCCTCAGCTTTTCGATACCGCTGATAGTGGGCGGCTACAAATACGCCACCCTCGAGGTTGCCATATTCACCGAGATAATGACCCTTCTGGACTTCAGGAGGGGCTCGGCCTTAGCGGTTATCCAGCTGGCGCTGAGCTTTACCTTCATGTACGCCTACCTCAAGAGCCTGGAGCTCTACTCAAGAGCCGAAGAGCAGAAGGTCTTCAGGAGGGCCGAGAGGTTAACCGCTAAGGAGATCCTCAGCGTCAAAGGCCTTCTGATCCTCCTTTACTCAGCCGTGGTTGCGCTCTTCATAGTGGCCCCTCTCCTGGCTGTCGTCTACGAGTCCTTCACCTACGGCGGAAGGCCGACGCTCCTCTGGTACAGGCGCCTCTTTGAGGCTGAATACAACCCCCTCTTTGCCTCCGACAGTCTGCACGCGATAGGATACACCTTCCTCTTCGGCTTCTCAACGGTTTTTCTGAGCCTGTTAATAGCCCTCCCGATAGCCTACGCCCTGCGGAGATGGAGTTTCCCGGGGAGGAGGATCTTTGACACCGCCGTTATGCTCCCCCTGGGCTCTTCGGCGATAATCATAGGGCTGGGCTACATAAAGGCCTTCCACAGGGAACCTCTCCTCCTGCTCGGCAGCCCCTACTTAATAGTCTTCGCCCACACGGTCATAGCCTACCCCTTCGTCCTAAGGGCCCTGCTGGCATCCCTGGGCAAGATAAAGAGGAACCTCCACGAGGCGGCCTTAACCTTAGGTGCCAGGGATCTAACGGCATTTTTAAAGGTGGAGCTCCCCTTAGCTTTCGGCGGGCTTCTCGTCGGAGCCATATTCGCCTTCGCCATGAGCGTTGCCGAACTCGGGGCAACCTATATGATCTACCAACCAGAATACACGACCGTCACGATAGCCATCTACAAGTACCTCGGAACCAGGCAGTTCGGCCCGGCATCGGCCATGGGGGTGATTCTAATCCTCGTGAGCCTTGCTGGCTTCCTGATAATCGAGAAGACCGGTGAGGAGATATGGTAG
- a CDS encoding thiamine ABC transporter substrate-binding protein, whose protein sequence is MRSKTLAILLVFVLAFSLGCIGSGGEKTATSSRPETLVVYSYDSFEYIAGAAFPKFEEKYGVKVKLITVGDAGQLLNRLILERDNPQADVVIGIDNSLAAKAIKAGILEPYKPANIDLVPEWLIEKLDPTYHLIPYDYGYIAINYRLDRVSGPPKSLEDLTRPEWKGKLVIEDPRTSSPGAAFLLWTIAVYGDDGYLDYWEKLRENGVVITEGWSDAWYGKFMKEGYPLVLSYSTSPAATVYYENNTNIRAVAFGEGNYLQVEGAGIVKGTKKKALAQKFIEWLLTEDFQGEVPTNQWMYPVNPAVKLPDVYRYAVPLEDIKPVSLDPEYVRGNFDRWIREWVQLMVQGKSPEEIKASRKG, encoded by the coding sequence GTGAGGTCAAAAACCCTTGCCATCCTGCTCGTGTTTGTGCTCGCCTTCTCCCTGGGCTGCATAGGCTCGGGAGGCGAAAAAACTGCCACCAGTTCCAGGCCTGAAACCCTTGTGGTGTACTCCTATGACAGCTTTGAATACATCGCCGGAGCCGCGTTTCCAAAGTTCGAGGAGAAATACGGGGTCAAGGTAAAGCTCATCACCGTTGGCGACGCAGGGCAGCTCCTGAACAGGCTGATCCTTGAAAGGGACAATCCCCAGGCGGACGTGGTTATAGGCATAGACAACAGCCTCGCCGCAAAGGCCATAAAAGCCGGAATCCTCGAGCCTTACAAGCCGGCGAACATAGACCTCGTTCCGGAATGGCTCATCGAGAAGCTCGACCCAACCTACCACCTGATCCCCTACGACTATGGGTACATAGCCATAAACTACAGACTTGACAGGGTCAGCGGGCCGCCGAAGAGCTTAGAAGACCTCACCAGGCCCGAGTGGAAGGGCAAACTCGTCATCGAAGACCCGAGAACAAGCTCACCTGGCGCGGCGTTTCTCCTGTGGACGATAGCCGTTTACGGCGACGACGGCTACCTTGACTACTGGGAGAAGCTCAGGGAGAACGGCGTTGTTATAACAGAAGGCTGGAGCGATGCGTGGTATGGAAAGTTCATGAAGGAGGGCTATCCCCTGGTTCTGAGCTACTCCACATCACCAGCGGCCACGGTTTACTACGAAAACAACACCAACATCAGGGCGGTGGCCTTCGGGGAGGGCAACTACCTCCAGGTTGAGGGCGCGGGAATAGTCAAGGGCACCAAGAAGAAAGCCCTCGCCCAGAAGTTCATAGAGTGGCTCCTGACCGAGGACTTCCAGGGCGAAGTGCCAACCAACCAGTGGATGTATCCGGTCAATCCAGCCGTTAAGCTCCCGGACGTCTACAGGTACGCCGTCCCGCTCGAGGATATCAAGCCGGTTAGCCTCGACCCGGAGTACGTGAGGGGGAACTTCGACCGCTGGATAAGGGAGTGGGTGCAGCTCATGGTCCAGGGCAAGAGCCCGGAGGAGATAAAGGCCTCAAGGAAGGGTTGA
- a CDS encoding sodium-dependent transporter: MELEQRDQWATKLGLILAMAGNAIGLGNFVRFPTQVAQNGGGAFMVPYFVALFFLGIPVMWIEWVAGRYGGRYGHGTLGPTYYLMARESLKPRSALWLGVISGMLASSLTVLLNSYYLHLVGWSAAYSWFSITGAYFNQNPGDFFSNYLGNHAQVFLFWGITMILLAIAVGQGVSKGIERWVKVMMPLLYIFAIILAGYVFVLGSPVDPNWSTIDGFRFVWSPNWSYLGNNLWKVMLAATGQIFFTLSLGMGIIQNYASYLGPKDDVALSGLATVSLNEFAEVVLGGSIAIPLATAYAPKIVPADVLAQGKSEALAWIGQKFGLGFAYTSLPNVFVSMGSAGKLFGAVWFLLLWFAGFTSAIAMYNYLTAMLEEDLNIKRSIGTWLVFLIYLVMGLPVVYIDGYMDQADAWVSFQLTLLALFDIIVAVYLFKPDNFWKELHEGAWMEVPGWYKPIILYIAPILLLLPLIGMFRDLVGSTLEWPARIAIIVLLALGAIESYYSIKKKYAEELKKNEVIIRV; this comes from the coding sequence ATGGAATTGGAGCAGAGGGATCAATGGGCAACTAAACTCGGTTTGATTTTGGCCATGGCTGGAAACGCCATTGGCCTTGGCAACTTCGTCAGGTTCCCGACGCAGGTGGCCCAAAACGGCGGCGGCGCATTCATGGTGCCGTACTTCGTGGCACTGTTCTTCCTCGGCATTCCAGTGATGTGGATTGAGTGGGTAGCGGGTCGCTACGGTGGCAGGTATGGCCACGGTACCCTCGGCCCAACGTACTACCTCATGGCCAGGGAGAGCCTTAAACCAAGGAGCGCGCTCTGGCTGGGCGTCATCAGCGGTATGCTCGCCTCCTCTCTGACGGTGCTCCTCAACAGCTACTACCTGCACCTCGTAGGCTGGTCAGCGGCGTACTCCTGGTTCAGCATAACCGGGGCCTACTTCAACCAGAACCCGGGAGACTTCTTCAGCAACTACCTCGGCAACCACGCCCAGGTCTTCCTGTTCTGGGGCATAACAATGATACTGCTCGCCATAGCCGTTGGTCAGGGTGTCAGCAAGGGAATAGAGAGATGGGTCAAGGTAATGATGCCGTTGCTCTACATATTTGCCATTATCCTGGCCGGCTACGTCTTCGTCCTAGGCTCCCCCGTTGACCCCAACTGGAGCACCATAGATGGCTTTAGGTTCGTTTGGAGCCCCAACTGGAGCTACCTCGGAAACAACCTGTGGAAGGTAATGCTCGCGGCAACTGGACAGATATTCTTCACCCTCTCGCTCGGCATGGGTATCATCCAGAACTATGCCAGCTACCTTGGCCCCAAGGATGACGTCGCGTTGAGCGGTCTCGCGACTGTTTCACTCAACGAGTTCGCCGAAGTTGTCCTCGGCGGTTCAATAGCCATACCGCTGGCGACTGCTTATGCTCCCAAGATCGTTCCGGCGGATGTCCTCGCCCAGGGCAAGAGTGAGGCACTCGCCTGGATTGGCCAGAAGTTCGGTCTTGGCTTCGCATACACCAGCCTGCCGAACGTCTTCGTCAGCATGGGCAGTGCTGGAAAGCTCTTCGGTGCGGTTTGGTTCCTCCTCCTCTGGTTCGCGGGCTTTACATCGGCCATAGCCATGTACAACTATCTAACGGCAATGCTTGAGGAGGACCTCAACATCAAGAGGAGCATTGGCACCTGGCTGGTATTCCTGATATACCTCGTAATGGGCCTGCCAGTCGTTTACATCGATGGCTATATGGACCAGGCTGACGCTTGGGTCAGCTTCCAGCTGACACTGCTGGCTCTCTTTGACATCATAGTAGCGGTCTACCTATTCAAGCCCGACAACTTCTGGAAGGAGCTCCACGAGGGCGCATGGATGGAAGTTCCCGGCTGGTACAAGCCAATAATCCTCTACATCGCCCCCATACTACTGTTGCTCCCGCTAATCGGAATGTTCAGGGATCTCGTTGGATCAACGCTGGAGTGGCCTGCAAGGATAGCCATAATAGTACTGCTTGCCTTAGGTGCCATAGAGAGCTACTACTCAATCAAGAAGAAGTACGCAGAGGAGCTGAAGAAGAACGAGGTCATCATAAGGGTCTGA